The genomic interval GTAGGAGCGGCCCCCGAGGTAACCgccgcatacgtcctgctgggtcccggcaccggCGAAGATGGTGAAGCCATGACCTAAAGAGCCACACCCACCCCAAGTCTCGGGCCTACTGATGAATTtaggcctttttttttaaaagaagccctgaggaaacctCTCTCCCCGAATCCCAGAGCTTGGTTGGGAGAGGGGCCCCTTTGCTGGTTTTATTTCCCCCAGAATATCCGGGAGAGCAAGAGAAGGTGGGAGGGATTAATGGTGGAATCGGAAGGAGGGAGTCTGCAGGGGTAGGCTGCTGCAGAAgtgggtggaagaggggcggggttgCACCTTAAAAGGTGGATCTTATTCTGCCTGTCTTCcagtgggcagggggaggagatgtcttcccctagacagctggagctgcctaggCTCAGTCCTCCAAAGATTGAAaaagtaacttcacccaggcagctccagctgtcctggGCCAGACACTTGGGGGAACCCCCTGTCCTCTAaggtcttcttcctccccctacctTCAGCCGACGCACCTCACTGCActgacctcctcttcctccctctgttcGGTGTCGCaaaccaccagcagcagcagcagcacaacCCCTCCCGGCTGCTGTTTGGTAGTATTcttcttcaccctccctccttgttgatggtggtttctccttctttctccttctccttctccttctccttctccccaagGGACCCAGGCAAGggcctgctctctctgctctctctgctctccactcCACTCAGTGGCAGTCCAGCCACAAACACCTCCAAGGCCTTGCTGGTCTGTATTGCAAAGCTCTGATTGGCTCTGGATATCAATCTCTCCCCCAGAGCCCTGTCCTTTGTTAATTGGTGCCTGGATTCAGGGAAGATTCCTGATTGGCTATCAGGGATTGTCAATCATCATTGGTGCTGTCCATTCCTGGTTTAAATGCAGGCTGTCCCAGTAGTCTCAATACAAGAGCTTGTGAGGGAAGAGGTTAGGTTGTTTCATGCAGTGGTGTTTGAAGTGAGGTTTCTGTTAACAGTAAAAGTTAAGATGGTTTCCCAAGTGTGTCagaactaccacaaggagtgtgaggatggtgtcaacaagcagatcaatatggagctctattcctcctatgtttaccTCTCCATGGTGAGTCTTGTACTGTCTCTTCATTCTGAgaacttggaatttttttttttgttcagaatTGGATTCAAATTACATTTCTCTTGAGTTCCTTTTCCTCCCTGGGGTGGAATATCTTTGGGCAGTAAGTACTTTGTGTGTAATATGGGGTGATCTTGTGTTAATGGACTGCTCCTTACAGCACCTGCACTCTATTGAGGGGCTTAATATATGAACCTGGCTCAGCTGCTGCTTGAATTTGTAACAGAGGAGCAGAAACCTGGTCAAGTGCTTGTCAACAATTGACTTAAAAGGTTCAGTTTCAATGGGGTGACTGTTGCCAGTGAAATGTTGACAGGTCCTCACTAGTTTTCTTGCATTTTTACTTGCAGGTGAAGTACTATGAGAGTCCGAGGCTTTTTCACTGCCTTGATCCTTAACACAGATTGTGGAGTTTGAAACTTCTGGAATATAAGAATTTTCTTGTTCCTTGCCCAATTTTAGATTAGAATAGCAAGTAGAAGGAGGGGCGACTTACTGTAAGTACAGTTTAGTTTGCGTTACTAGTTAACatagtatttttttaaagaaactttgAGCACTCATtaactggggaggggagagaaagataatTGTATGTCGGTGAGATCTAGGTCTGACATGATTCTGTTTAAAATTccagtcctattactttgaccgggatgatgttgccctgcgtcactttgctgagttcttcaaggagcagtcacatgaggaacgggagcatgctgagaaactgctgaaattccagaatcagcgtggaggccgaatcatcttggaggacatcaaggtttgttcatagaatcaggccatttggctcatagtgtctgtgctggctctttgaaggaatatccaattagtccctcgtgccctgctctttccccatagagctgtAAATTATTCCTTTTCATGATTCTATACATAAAAATCTGTTCTGACAGttgctattgaatcagcttccctttcaggcatttcattccagattgtaacaattcactgtttatatatgaaatctctatcttccctctggttcttttgcccattatcttcaatgtgtgtcctctggttaatgacccaCCTGCCAGTTGTTGAGTTCATGACTGGGCCAAATGTAATTTATTGAGGCTTATTTTCATATTGAATGATTGGTCCCCAGTGCAGCCTCTATCCAGCTTTCAGAATGTGGAAAATTTCTCCAcagcagagaagatgttttctcATTAATGAGCCACATGTTCTACATTATAACTGAACAGAGTACTTGTTGCTAACATCAGGGCAAAAATCAATTTTCTTCCACTCTCCAGTCATCCTCTTGTTTCAGGCTAGTTTGAGATTAATACTGCATGGGATGCAGATGGGAGCTTGAGCATTTTGTGACTTGAAAGACTTcccttttcagaagccagagcaggatgagtggggcaatggtctggaggtgatgcagagagctctgcagatggagaaggatgtgaaccagagtctgctggatctgcacaaactgtccactgagaggacagaccctcgTGTAAGTCCTTAATGCATCAGTGGCATTTTGCTTTtgggtttatttttaatttgggaTTGTGTAATTTAGCACTGTCCTTTAAAATCACATCAGACTGAATGCAGCTCAATACTTTCCATTTCTAAATCTGAGGTTTGTTAAATCTACTGAAGGTGAGCATTAAAATCTGTCCTTGAAATCAATCTGTTTCAAGGGTTGAGATATCTTGGGCTTGAAGGGAACCTTCAAATGGATACTGACTTTAGGTGAGGGGCAGGGCAGCATTTATTTTCAATACCAGTGGCTGGGAGGGCAAGGAGTTAGATCTGGTCGTCTCTTGGCCATATTTTGTAATGAGACCTTGAGTATTCCCCAGTAGGGAAGTGAGATTAAAGGAACCTAATGATTCAAGTAGCTagcttgatttttatttttccctttccagttgtgtgacttcctggagacccactacttggatgaacaagtgaagatgatcaagaagcttggagatcacatcaccaacctgaagagactgggagcccctgagaatggcatgggagtgtacctgtttgacaagcacaCCCTGGGGGAGGAGTGACTGGACTGTTGTCCATGTTGCAGATATTCAACTTGTGTATTGAAGTTTTATGTTGCCATCTCTCTGAACTGGGAATGGAATTCAAAGTCTAAGATTAACTTCCAAACATTGTAGTTGAGTGTTCTTGCAGctgaaataaaacattttgatGTTGAACTGGTTCCTTTTCTTCAGTAATTGAGCACATTCTAACACCAATGCACGTGGCCTTgcgtcaaacaaaaaaaaattctaagaaaTAGGTTGTCACCGTGATAAAATCTGATTTGTTTGGGCACATGGATGTTttaaccccttcccctccagaagGCTTAATTTGGTTTTGTCGCAGCCCAGGATGGCCATCAGGCCAAAATTAGATTTGTACCTAACAGCTTTCAATATTTGGTGTTCTGTAGTAGAGATTAAAGTGTAATCTGATTACAGTAAGACCTCTTCCTCCACATAGGCTTGAATCCCGTTTGGAGAGTGTGCATTTTTTTATtactatttgttcatgggatgtgggcatcaatgGTGATTACAGTAATTAACCTTCTGAATAAACAACCCCACACATTGCTGCTGACTTGTCCATTGTAGGACATGAGGGAAGTGTTCCATGAAGCAGGTATTCAAATTTAAGTAGTTACAAAAATCCTGGAGCAAAGTAAGACCAAATCTCCAATTGTTCCTGCTAGGGTTACCTGGctctttcctccttctcttcaGCCCATCTTTTTCTTCCTGTGCAGAACTTTGGTCCAGCTCCTGCTATTTGTTTCAatctcaatttttattttccagTCTCTGTTCACCTCATGC from Heptranchias perlo isolate sHepPer1 chromosome 35, sHepPer1.hap1, whole genome shotgun sequence carries:
- the LOC137302015 gene encoding ferritin heavy chain, oocyte isoform-like yields the protein MVSQVCQNYHKECEDGVNKQINMELYSSYVYLSMSYYFDRDDVALRHFAEFFKEQSHEEREHAEKLLKFQNQRGGRIILEDIKKPEQDEWGNGLEVMQRALQMEKDVNQSLLDLHKLSTERTDPRLCDFLETHYLDEQVKMIKKLGDHITNLKRLGAPENGMGVYLFDKHTLGEE